A single region of the Sulfitobacter geojensis genome encodes:
- the mraZ gene encoding division/cell wall cluster transcriptional repressor MraZ, with protein MSRRFRGESHHKVDAKGRVSIPASFRRVLEAGDPNWKSGENPELVIVYGDHRRNYLECYTMNAIDEVDAKIDALPRGSMERKMLQRLFHGQSFPTNVDETGRLVLPAKLRNKIDLENEAFFIAAGDTFQIWKTETYDTVERAKEEEWLDDLPEDFDPMAFLDGPSGE; from the coding sequence GTGAGCCGCAGGTTCAGAGGCGAAAGCCACCACAAGGTCGATGCGAAGGGGCGGGTTTCAATTCCAGCCTCTTTTCGGCGTGTGCTGGAGGCTGGCGATCCGAACTGGAAGTCGGGTGAAAACCCCGAGTTGGTCATTGTCTATGGTGATCACCGCCGCAATTACCTTGAATGTTATACAATGAACGCGATTGACGAGGTGGACGCCAAGATCGACGCCTTGCCGCGTGGCAGTATGGAGCGCAAGATGTTGCAGCGCCTGTTCCACGGTCAGTCGTTCCCGACAAATGTAGATGAAACCGGCCGTTTGGTTCTGCCCGCCAAGCTGCGCAACAAGATCGACCTTGAGAACGAGGCGTTTTTCATTGCTGCCGGTGATACCTTCCAGATTTGGAAGACCGAGACATATGACACTGTCGAGCGCGCCAAAGAAGAAGAATGGCTGGACGATTTGCCAGAAGACTTTGATCCGATGGCGTTCCTCGACGGTCCTTCGGGGGAATAG
- a CDS encoding Mrp/NBP35 family ATP-binding protein, with the protein MSDPTPVTKADVEAALERVGLPDGRSLLAHDLVRALNVEGGIVRFVIEAPNADVARQMGPLRDAAEKVVSELPGVTQATVALTAHGPAAKPAAPPSLKIGGHPKPQEGPSKPSGVKRILAIGSGKGGVGKSTVSTNLAVALAKAGRKVGLLDADIYGPSIPRMMGVNKKPASPDGKTIIPLHAHGVTLMSIGFMMEEGKAVVWRGPMLMGALQQMLGQVEWGELDVLLVDLPPGTGDVQLTLCTKSELSGAIVVSTPQDVALIDARKALDMFATLKTPVLGLIENMSMFVCPDCGAEHEIFGSGGVAAEAAKMDVPLLGALPIDLETRLAGDAGTPVAAGEGVMAKAYAQIADGLIRGGMA; encoded by the coding sequence ATGTCTGATCCCACCCCTGTCACCAAAGCAGATGTCGAAGCCGCGCTTGAGCGGGTGGGTTTGCCCGACGGGCGCAGTTTGTTGGCCCATGATCTGGTGCGCGCCCTGAACGTCGAGGGGGGAATCGTGCGGTTTGTGATCGAAGCCCCGAATGCGGATGTGGCGCGGCAAATGGGCCCGCTGCGCGATGCGGCTGAAAAAGTGGTATCGGAGCTGCCCGGTGTGACGCAGGCGACTGTAGCACTGACCGCGCATGGGCCAGCGGCGAAACCTGCCGCGCCGCCCAGCCTCAAGATCGGGGGGCACCCCAAGCCGCAGGAAGGGCCAAGCAAGCCGTCAGGCGTAAAGCGCATTCTGGCGATCGGCTCCGGCAAAGGCGGCGTGGGGAAATCCACCGTCAGTACGAACCTTGCCGTGGCGCTGGCCAAGGCGGGGCGCAAGGTGGGGCTGCTGGATGCGGATATTTACGGGCCGAGCATTCCGCGCATGATGGGGGTGAACAAGAAGCCGGCCAGCCCCGATGGCAAGACGATCATCCCGTTGCACGCCCATGGGGTCACCTTGATGTCGATCGGGTTTATGATGGAAGAGGGCAAGGCGGTTGTATGGCGTGGCCCGATGTTGATGGGCGCTTTGCAGCAGATGCTGGGTCAGGTGGAATGGGGCGAGCTGGACGTGTTGTTGGTTGATCTGCCGCCGGGCACGGGGGATGTGCAGTTGACCCTGTGCACCAAGTCCGAGTTGAGCGGCGCGATTGTGGTCAGCACGCCGCAGGATGTGGCGCTGATTGATGCGCGCAAGGCGCTGGATATGTTCGCGACATTGAAGACGCCGGTTCTGGGGTTGATCGAGAACATGTCGATGTTTGTCTGCCCTGATTGCGGTGCGGAGCACGAGATCTTTGGCAGTGGCGGTGTGGCGGCGGAAGCGGCCAAGATGGATGTGCCCTTGCTGGGCGCGCTGCCAATTGATCTGGAGACACGGCTTGCAGGGGATGCGGGCACGCCGGTTGCTGCGGGGGAGGGTGTGATGGCCAAAGCCTATGCGCAGATCGCGGACGGGTTGATCCGCGGCGGGATGGCCTAA
- a CDS encoding ATP-dependent helicase, giving the protein MSSFDEMDAFEGASLSARAMAARPQPYLDGLNPAQRAAVEQMDGPVLMLAGAGTGKTKALTARIVHLMNTGRARPNEILAVTFTNKAAREMKTRVGGMLGQSIESMPWLGTFHAICVKLLRRHAELVGLKSNFTILDTDDQLRLLKQLIRAEGIDDKRWPARMLAGIIDGWKNRALTPDKVPAADAAAYNHRGAEIYAAYQARLIELNATDFGDLLLHMVTIFQTHGDVLEQYQRWFKYILVDEYQDTNVAQYLWLRLLAQGHKNICCVGDDDQSIYGWRGAEVGNILRFETDFPGAHVVKLEQNYRSTPHILAAASGVIAGNQGRLGKTLWTDREDGEKVRLIGHWDGEEEARWIGDEIEAMQRGTRGMEAVSLDHMAILVRASHQMRAFEDRFLTIGLPYRVIGGPRFYERLEIRDAMAYFRVVTSPDDDLAFERIVNTPKRGLGDKAQQKIQMTARENGVNLVEGARILLANGGLGGKGGAQLRLLIDGIERWNSKLRGPVMPVQVDNEVLDNESGPARVEYGPPEMSHVELAEIILDESGYTGMWQNDKTPEAPGRLENLKELVKALEQFENLQGFLEHVSLIMDNESDEGGAKVSIMTLHASKGLEFPAVFLPGWEDGLFPSQRSMDESGIKGLEEERRLAYVGITRAEALCTISFAANRRVFGQWQSAMPSRFVDELPEEHVEVLTPPGLYGGGFGAAMPTSNLHEAAAEANVYNSPGWRRLQSRAGERGVSQPSEAKNATIDMQAVSSFSMGERVFHQKFGYGAVVGIEGDKLEIEFEKAGTKKVVSRFVTGCDDVPF; this is encoded by the coding sequence ATGAGCAGTTTTGATGAGATGGACGCCTTTGAAGGCGCATCGCTGTCCGCGCGCGCCATGGCCGCGCGGCCTCAGCCCTATTTGGATGGATTGAACCCTGCGCAGCGCGCGGCGGTCGAGCAGATGGACGGACCTGTCCTGATGCTGGCGGGGGCGGGCACCGGCAAGACCAAGGCACTGACGGCGCGGATCGTGCATTTGATGAATACCGGACGGGCGCGGCCGAACGAGATTCTGGCAGTGACCTTTACCAACAAGGCGGCGCGGGAGATGAAGACCCGCGTTGGCGGCATGTTGGGGCAGAGCATCGAGAGCATGCCGTGGCTGGGGACGTTTCACGCGATCTGTGTGAAACTGTTGCGCCGTCATGCGGAACTGGTGGGGTTGAAGAGCAATTTCACCATTCTGGACACGGACGATCAGTTGCGGTTGCTCAAGCAGTTGATCCGCGCCGAGGGCATTGACGACAAGCGGTGGCCGGCACGGATGTTGGCGGGGATCATTGACGGCTGGAAAAACCGTGCGTTGACGCCGGACAAGGTGCCAGCGGCGGATGCGGCGGCCTATAACCATCGCGGGGCGGAGATTTACGCGGCCTATCAGGCGCGGCTGATCGAGCTGAACGCGACGGATTTCGGTGACTTGCTGTTGCATATGGTCACGATTTTCCAGACCCACGGTGACGTGCTGGAACAGTATCAGCGCTGGTTCAAATACATTCTTGTGGACGAGTATCAGGATACCAACGTGGCGCAGTACTTGTGGCTGCGCCTGCTGGCGCAGGGGCATAAGAACATCTGCTGTGTGGGTGATGATGATCAGTCAATCTATGGCTGGCGCGGGGCCGAGGTGGGCAATATCCTTCGCTTCGAGACGGATTTCCCCGGTGCCCATGTGGTCAAGCTGGAACAGAATTACCGCTCAACGCCGCATATTCTGGCAGCGGCGTCCGGTGTGATTGCGGGCAATCAGGGGCGGTTGGGCAAGACCCTGTGGACGGATCGCGAGGACGGCGAGAAGGTGCGCCTGATCGGCCATTGGGACGGCGAGGAAGAGGCGCGCTGGATCGGCGACGAGATCGAGGCGATGCAACGCGGGACGCGCGGGATGGAGGCGGTAAGCCTTGATCATATGGCGATTCTGGTGCGCGCAAGCCACCAGATGCGCGCATTCGAGGACCGGTTTTTGACGATTGGCTTACCGTACCGTGTGATTGGCGGGCCGCGGTTTTACGAGCGCTTGGAGATCCGCGATGCGATGGCGTATTTCCGCGTCGTGACCAGCCCTGATGATGATCTGGCGTTCGAGCGGATTGTGAACACGCCCAAGCGCGGGCTTGGCGATAAGGCGCAGCAGAAAATCCAGATGACGGCGCGCGAAAACGGCGTGAACCTTGTTGAGGGCGCGCGGATCTTGCTGGCGAATGGCGGGCTTGGCGGTAAGGGCGGGGCGCAGCTGCGGCTGTTGATCGACGGGATCGAACGCTGGAACAGCAAGCTGCGCGGGCCGGTGATGCCGGTGCAGGTGGACAACGAGGTGCTGGACAACGAGAGCGGTCCGGCACGGGTGGAATACGGCCCGCCCGAAATGAGCCATGTGGAGCTTGCCGAGATCATTCTGGACGAATCCGGCTATACCGGCATGTGGCAGAATGACAAAACACCCGAAGCACCGGGGCGGCTTGAGAACCTCAAAGAGCTGGTGAAGGCCTTGGAGCAATTCGAGAACCTGCAAGGCTTTCTGGAACACGTCAGCCTGATCATGGACAACGAAAGCGACGAGGGCGGCGCGAAAGTGTCGATCATGACCCTGCATGCGTCGAAAGGGCTGGAGTTTCCGGCGGTGTTTTTACCCGGCTGGGAAGACGGGTTGTTCCCGTCGCAACGCTCGATGGATGAGAGCGGGATCAAAGGGTTAGAGGAAGAGCGCCGGCTGGCCTATGTGGGAATCACACGGGCAGAGGCGCTGTGCACGATCAGTTTTGCGGCGAACCGGCGGGTGTTCGGGCAGTGGCAAAGCGCGATGCCGTCACGGTTCGTTGACGAATTGCCCGAGGAGCATGTGGAGGTGCTGACCCCGCCCGGATTATATGGCGGCGGTTTTGGGGCAGCGATGCCGACCAGCAACCTGCATGAAGCGGCGGCAGAGGCGAATGTTTACAATTCGCCCGGATGGCGGCGGTTGCAATCGCGCGCGGGCGAACGCGGGGTGTCGCAACCGTCAGAGGCCAAGAATGCGACGATTGATATGCAGGCCGTCAGCAGCTTCAGTATGGGGGAACGGGTGTTCCACCAGAAATTCGGCTATGGCGCGGTTGTGGGAATCGAAGGCGACAAGCTGGAGATTGAATTTGAAAAAGCGGGAACAAAGAAAGTTGTCTCCCGCTTTGTCACTGGATGTGACGACGTGCCGTTTTAA
- the rsmH gene encoding 16S rRNA (cytosine(1402)-N(4))-methyltransferase RsmH gives MAAAASSDTPSAPHTPVLLRPILEAVAPVEGVWLDGTFGAGGYTRGFLEAGARKVIAVDRDPLAFEMAAEWAGEYGDRLVMQRGVFSKMDEYASDLDGVVLDLGVSSMQLDLAERGFSFMRDGPLDMRMSQDGPSAADIVNEADEEVIANILFQFGEERASRRIAAAIVRARNEAPIVSTLKLAKLVEGCLPRAKPGQSHPATRSFQGLRIAVNNEYGELFQGLMAAERALKPGGQLAVVTFHSVEDRMVKRFLTARSGGGGNANRFAPEMAQDAPQFTVKKRKAIGPDAQELEENPRSRSAKLRVAIRTDAPSGALDAKSIGMPMVKGF, from the coding sequence ATGGCTGCTGCGGCCTCTTCGGATACACCTTCTGCCCCCCACACCCCGGTTCTGTTGCGCCCCATTCTGGAGGCGGTCGCACCTGTTGAGGGTGTCTGGCTGGACGGGACGTTTGGTGCGGGTGGCTATACGCGCGGGTTTCTGGAAGCGGGGGCGCGCAAGGTGATCGCAGTCGACCGCGACCCACTGGCATTCGAGATGGCAGCCGAATGGGCCGGAGAATACGGTGACCGGCTGGTAATGCAGCGCGGTGTGTTTTCCAAGATGGACGAATATGCGTCCGATCTGGATGGTGTGGTGCTGGACCTTGGGGTGTCCTCGATGCAACTGGATCTGGCGGAGCGCGGGTTTTCCTTTATGCGCGACGGACCGTTGGACATGCGGATGTCGCAGGACGGCCCCTCCGCCGCCGATATCGTGAATGAGGCCGATGAAGAGGTCATCGCCAACATTCTGTTTCAGTTTGGTGAGGAACGTGCGAGCCGCCGGATTGCAGCGGCAATCGTACGGGCGCGCAATGAGGCCCCCATTGTATCGACACTGAAGCTGGCCAAGCTGGTCGAGGGGTGTTTGCCGCGCGCCAAGCCCGGGCAGAGCCATCCGGCGACGCGCAGTTTTCAGGGCCTGCGGATTGCGGTTAACAATGAATATGGTGAACTGTTTCAGGGGCTTATGGCGGCGGAGCGGGCGTTGAAGCCCGGCGGTCAGCTGGCCGTTGTGACCTTTCATTCGGTCGAGGATCGCATGGTGAAACGGTTCCTGACAGCGCGGTCGGGCGGCGGGGGTAATGCGAACCGGTTCGCCCCTGAAATGGCGCAGGACGCGCCCCAATTCACCGTCAAGAAGCGCAAGGCCATCGGGCCGGATGCGCAGGAACTGGAAGAGAACCCGCGCTCGCGCTCGGCCAAGCTGCGGGTGGCCATCAGAACAGATGCGCCAAGCGGTGCATTAGATGCAAAATCCATCGGGATGCCGATGGTCAAAGGATTTTAA
- a CDS encoding DUF1127 domain-containing protein produces MAYLTSSSATGTSFGMRATAAFQNMVASYKQHRLYRETFNELSALSNRELADLGLHRSNLHQIARESAQTAQR; encoded by the coding sequence ATGGCATATTTGACATCATCATCCGCAACCGGCACATCTTTTGGCATGCGTGCAACCGCAGCATTTCAGAACATGGTCGCCAGCTACAAACAGCACCGCCTGTACCGCGAGACCTTCAACGAGCTGAGCGCGCTCAGCAACCGTGAACTCGCCGATCTGGGTCTGCACCGCTCGAACCTGCACCAGATTGCACGGGAATCAGCGCAGACTGCACAGCGCTAA
- the ftsL gene encoding cell division protein FtsL: MRAVLHILTTIAVIALAFWAYRENYATQQALSEADRLHANIRAAHARLAVLKAEWAYQNRPDRLRDLAEINFERLGLLPLHPDQFGQVDEVPYPPAPLLPITNPVDVSSAAADDEDPL; the protein is encoded by the coding sequence ATGCGGGCAGTGCTTCATATCCTGACGACAATTGCGGTGATTGCTTTGGCCTTCTGGGCCTACCGCGAGAATTACGCGACCCAGCAGGCCCTAAGCGAGGCGGACAGGCTGCACGCCAATATCCGTGCGGCCCATGCCCGTCTGGCGGTGCTCAAGGCGGAGTGGGCGTATCAGAACCGCCCCGACCGGCTGCGCGATCTGGCGGAGATCAATTTTGAACGTTTGGGCCTGTTGCCACTACATCCTGATCAGTTCGGGCAGGTGGACGAGGTGCCTTATCCGCCCGCCCCCCTGCTGCCGATCACCAACCCCGTAGATGTTTCCAGCGCAGCCGCTGATGACGAGGACCCGCTATGA